A stretch of DNA from Halobacillus litoralis:
CACACCGGATAGATCCAAGATGATCGTCTCAAGCTCGTATTCTTCCCCTTGCTTCAACGCATTCTCCATAAGGAGCTGCGCCCTTTTCGTATCTATTTCTCCAACAATGGGAATGACACCAACCGACTCTGTGACTCGAACGATAGGTACGGAAAGTTCATCCACTGCATAATTAGCCGTTTGTATGGTATTTTCGAAGTCATCCATATACGACTGACTGACGAATTGTACCGCTTGGTCAACCGCATGATTGAACGGAGTAAGGATATCATAAAAATCGTCAAAAGAAAGATTTTGTGTTTTTGCTTCGTCTTTGATAATCGCACCTATGACTTCTCTATATTCACTTATTTCTACCAGGGCTATGTTCAATGGTAATCTTAATTCTACAAGTTCACCTGACACACGATCGCTCCACTTTTCCAGATGCTGAGTTACTTCATTAAAATCCTGGGTTAAAGAAGTGGCATAGGCTTCAATTAATTCCATTCTCCAAGTAATTAATTGTTCTGAGACTCCTTTTCCTATTTCGCTAGGTATAGCAACCGCACGAGCCAACTCCTCTTTCTGTTCAAGTATAGTAGCCGTTACAGGCGTTAATGTTGCTTGTTTTGCAGCCGTCATCTGTTTTCCCCCTCAAAAAATGTCAATAAGTCCTATAAATTTATTTAACTACCGAATGATACCCAATAATATATTACAATAATAAGTGATAAATTTCGAGTGGGAATAAGAATTTTATAGTATAAT
This window harbors:
- a CDS encoding STAS domain-containing protein; the encoded protein is MTAAKQATLTPVTATILEQKEELARAVAIPSEIGKGVSEQLITWRMELIEAYATSLTQDFNEVTQHLEKWSDRVSGELVELRLPLNIALVEISEYREVIGAIIKDEAKTQNLSFDDFYDILTPFNHAVDQAVQFVSQSYMDDFENTIQTANYAVDELSVPIVRVTESVGVIPIVGEIDTKRAQLLMENALKQGEEYELETIILDLSGVSIIDTMVAHQLFKVINSLKLTGVNGIMSGIRPDIVQTMVSLGIDMKGINTFSSLHRAIESLELLEEKVNS